A genomic segment from Desulfallas thermosapovorans DSM 6562 encodes:
- a CDS encoding ABC transporter permease → MKQYLRGLIRRKDLLIYLVISGLKAQHRNSFLGYFWWLLDPLLGVLVYYFLVVIVLGRGGENYGAFLVIGMVAWRWLSSTVNSSSKSITNQSGIITQVYLPKIIFPLCSSMTQLINFSFGLVVVAIFLLFFKIVPGAEILWLPFVMLIQQLFLLAISLVLGYVSVFIRDIENVLGHFIRVWFYSSPVIWEAGRLPEEYSWILSINPVTAFLSSYRNIFMYNSNPEFLHLFIIGLVSLISIVFMLYFYSRNEHKIIKVL, encoded by the coding sequence ATGAAACAATATCTAAGGGGATTAATTAGAAGAAAAGATCTTTTAATATATTTAGTTATCTCTGGCCTCAAAGCCCAGCACAGGAACAGTTTTTTAGGTTATTTTTGGTGGTTGCTGGACCCTCTTTTAGGGGTATTGGTATATTATTTCCTGGTTGTCATAGTGCTGGGCAGAGGCGGCGAAAATTATGGTGCTTTTCTGGTTATAGGAATGGTCGCCTGGCGCTGGTTGAGTTCCACTGTCAATTCATCATCAAAATCAATAACCAATCAATCAGGAATTATAACTCAGGTATATCTTCCCAAAATAATATTTCCCTTATGCTCTAGTATGACCCAATTAATCAATTTTTCCTTTGGTCTTGTGGTAGTGGCCATATTTTTGTTATTCTTTAAAATTGTTCCCGGGGCGGAAATTTTGTGGCTACCGTTTGTTATGCTTATCCAACAGTTGTTTTTGCTTGCCATCTCTCTGGTACTTGGCTATGTTAGCGTTTTTATTAGAGATATAGAAAACGTATTGGGTCATTTTATTCGTGTTTGGTTTTACTCCTCACCCGTTATTTGGGAGGCTGGCAGGCTTCCGGAAGAATATAGTTGGATATTATCTATAAATCCAGTAACGGCTTTTTTATCGAGCTACCGTAATATTTTTATGTATAATAGCAACCCCGAATTCCTGCATCTCTTTATTATTGGACTTGTATCCTTAATATCCATTGTATTTATGCTTTACTTTTACAGCCGTAATGAACACAAGATAATTAAAGTTTTATAA
- a CDS encoding DJ-1/PfpI family protein — MEIVKNFDANKKPIGAICHGPQVLLADGVIRQGVFTAYPACKPDILCAGGTWGEVNETFSNVYVNGHIVTAPAWPAHPSFIQAFVKLLGAEIKI, encoded by the coding sequence ATTGAAATTGTAAAAAACTTCGATGCCAATAAAAAGCCCATCGGGGCTATCTGTCACGGACCACAAGTTCTATTGGCTGACGGGGTAATTCGGCAGGGAGTGTTTACTGCCTACCCTGCATGTAAGCCCGATATTTTGTGTGCAGGTGGTACATGGGGGGAAGTTAATGAAACCTTCAGTAACGTTTATGTGAACGGTCACATTGTCACTGCTCCTGCCTGGCCTGCTCATCCTTCTTTTATTCAGGCCTTTGTAAAACTTCTTGGTGCAGAAATTAAAATATAA
- a CDS encoding FkbM family methyltransferase: MFKFENAFLLNGKQLAAARVPAMRNDTSMVPVVDGLKARADMFLAMPNPSVAHKPEVPSAMATVEQHFRMFGRQLTPGAYLAVAAAEGVNFHFGQSAEDVTLLRLFKKKKGGFYVDVGAYHPRKYSNTYVLHRFWGWNGINIDASAEAIALFEQERPGDVNLHTAVGFSADEAVYWKFDKPARNTFSEANLQRQYAKGDVEVTGQERIHVRPLADILAEHVPDEKVIDLLDVDAEGLDIEVLQSNDWQRFRPQVVLVEDYSVQTKGLENSEIYSYMKQVGYKFISHTFDTSIYIEEGIWIQGLDTLGAAPGATKEQKVLLNDNLLSEIPGVIERAGALVKAHPEWDRMSGKIFMLEGELANERERNRELTAQVQKMAQEQLSQLQEELKVKCIRNKELIDSLNKKETELKEIKSKYKDVMREQRYLEKRYSWIKQSRIWRYMTPVRKMVDMVKKVFTFKSKRTHKNS; this comes from the coding sequence ATGTTCAAGTTTGAAAACGCATTTTTACTGAACGGAAAACAACTTGCGGCGGCCAGGGTGCCGGCCATGCGTAACGATACCTCGATGGTACCAGTTGTTGATGGTTTAAAGGCCCGGGCGGATATGTTTCTCGCCATGCCGAATCCAAGCGTGGCGCATAAACCCGAGGTTCCCAGTGCTATGGCAACGGTTGAACAGCATTTCCGGATGTTTGGTCGCCAGCTTACACCCGGGGCATATCTGGCTGTTGCCGCTGCTGAAGGAGTGAATTTTCACTTTGGCCAGTCCGCGGAGGATGTAACATTACTCAGGTTATTTAAGAAGAAAAAGGGTGGGTTTTATGTGGACGTTGGGGCGTATCATCCCCGAAAATACTCCAATACATATGTACTGCACCGCTTTTGGGGCTGGAACGGTATCAACATTGATGCCTCCGCTGAAGCAATTGCTTTATTTGAACAGGAGCGTCCCGGTGATGTTAACCTGCACACGGCGGTAGGGTTTTCGGCGGATGAAGCCGTTTATTGGAAGTTTGATAAGCCCGCGCGAAATACCTTCTCGGAAGCAAACCTGCAGCGTCAATATGCCAAAGGCGACGTGGAAGTTACCGGCCAGGAAAGAATTCATGTGCGACCCCTGGCGGATATTCTTGCAGAACACGTTCCAGATGAAAAAGTGATCGACCTATTAGATGTAGATGCGGAAGGGCTGGATATTGAAGTTCTACAGTCCAATGACTGGCAAAGATTTCGCCCGCAAGTCGTATTGGTGGAGGATTACTCTGTACAAACGAAGGGGCTGGAGAATAGTGAAATTTATAGTTATATGAAACAAGTTGGATATAAATTTATATCCCATACTTTTGATACATCCATATACATTGAGGAAGGTATATGGATACAGGGGCTTGATACACTGGGCGCTGCTCCCGGTGCTACGAAGGAGCAAAAGGTTTTACTGAATGATAATTTGCTCAGTGAAATACCCGGGGTTATCGAAAGGGCGGGTGCCCTGGTCAAGGCACACCCTGAGTGGGATAGAATGTCCGGCAAGATTTTTATGCTTGAAGGTGAACTGGCCAACGAGCGCGAGCGGAACAGGGAACTCACTGCACAAGTGCAAAAGATGGCCCAGGAACAGCTTAGTCAACTCCAGGAGGAACTGAAAGTCAAGTGCATCAGGAATAAAGAGCTAATTGATAGCTTAAATAAGAAAGAAACTGAACTTAAAGAAATAAAGTCCAAGTATAAAGATGTCATGCGGGAGCAAAGGTATCTTGAAAAGCGGTATTCCTGGATTAAACAAAGCCGTATTTGGCGTTACATGACTCCTGTTCGAAAAATGGTTGATATGGTGAAGAAAGTTTTTACATTTAAGTCTAAAAGAACACATAAAAATAGCTAA
- a CDS encoding sulfatase-like hydrolase/transferase, with amino-acid sequence MSDKTENTKIPENDIQQKCSCTSHFPQRPNFLFLMVDEERFPPTYESSELKEWRKKNLVTQELLRRNGVEFMRHYTGSTACSPSRATLFTGHYPSLHGVTQTDGVAKGAFDPDVFWLDPNTVPTMGDYFRTAGYRTFYKGKWHISQGDILIPGTKNSFPSYNPVTGVPDPEGEKIYRQANRMNRFGFNGWIGPEPHGINPRNSGSSAAHGLSGRDVVFSHEVVKLIKNLENEKMANPDHKMPPWLIVCSLVNPHDITLFGALTRLNPQFNFAVDPTVPNVPPAPTANENLNTKPRAQRSYRDTYPEAFQPLADTNLYRRLYYQLQKNADQEMLRVFEALKKSSFYEDTVVIFVSDHGELLGAHGLFQKWYCAYEEAIHVPFIIHNPRLFTGRKSIDMLTSHVDILPTMLGLAGINAEEARDILRRTHNEVHPLVGRDLSPLVLDEGEPERAGEPLFFMSDDDVTRGLNQVSALGRPYNSVLQPNHIQTVIATIQTEKGEQTWKYSCYYDNPQFWSNPGVNDEVTRPLDGPENVLDEIKASVCKTTVKTRPVPEQIEMYNLSEDPLEQTNLAHPRFSTPETRVIQQTLARILEEQCRQKRLEPASGTVPGMPSCSICGPSNPHVPGF; translated from the coding sequence TTGTCCGATAAAACCGAAAACACAAAAATTCCGGAGAACGACATTCAGCAAAAATGCTCCTGCACGTCACACTTTCCCCAAAGGCCAAATTTCCTATTTCTTATGGTTGACGAAGAACGATTCCCCCCAACCTATGAAAGCTCAGAGTTAAAAGAGTGGCGCAAAAAAAATCTCGTCACCCAAGAGCTATTACGAAGAAACGGTGTAGAATTCATGCGCCATTATACAGGATCAACTGCCTGTTCACCAAGCCGGGCGACCCTTTTCACCGGCCATTACCCGTCTTTACACGGCGTCACCCAAACCGACGGAGTTGCCAAAGGTGCCTTTGACCCGGACGTTTTCTGGCTTGACCCCAATACCGTGCCAACAATGGGAGATTACTTCCGCACCGCGGGTTACCGGACCTTTTACAAAGGAAAATGGCATATCTCCCAGGGAGACATCTTGATACCCGGAACAAAAAATTCCTTTCCCAGCTATAACCCTGTCACCGGAGTGCCTGACCCGGAAGGGGAAAAGATTTACCGGCAGGCTAATCGCATGAACAGGTTTGGTTTTAACGGGTGGATAGGACCGGAACCCCACGGCATCAACCCGCGCAATTCCGGTTCATCAGCGGCTCACGGTCTGAGCGGCCGGGATGTTGTATTTTCCCATGAGGTTGTTAAATTAATAAAGAATCTTGAAAACGAAAAGATGGCCAACCCTGACCATAAAATGCCGCCCTGGCTAATCGTATGCTCTTTGGTCAATCCCCACGATATCACCCTATTTGGCGCTTTAACAAGATTGAACCCGCAGTTTAATTTCGCTGTCGACCCTACGGTTCCCAACGTCCCGCCGGCGCCAACTGCCAATGAAAATTTGAACACCAAGCCACGGGCTCAAAGAAGTTACCGCGATACTTATCCGGAAGCGTTTCAGCCTTTAGCTGACACTAACCTCTATCGCCGGCTTTACTACCAACTCCAAAAAAACGCCGACCAAGAAATGCTGCGGGTTTTTGAAGCTCTTAAAAAATCCTCATTTTATGAGGACACAGTGGTCATTTTTGTTTCTGATCATGGTGAATTACTTGGTGCCCACGGCCTGTTCCAAAAGTGGTACTGTGCTTATGAAGAGGCAATTCATGTTCCTTTTATTATACACAACCCCAGGCTATTCACCGGACGCAAATCAATTGACATGCTAACCAGCCATGTTGATATACTGCCCACCATGTTAGGGCTGGCTGGAATCAATGCAGAAGAGGCCCGGGATATCCTGCGCCGCACCCACAATGAGGTACACCCGCTGGTTGGGCGGGATCTCTCACCACTTGTTCTGGATGAGGGAGAGCCCGAGCGTGCAGGGGAACCGCTCTTCTTTATGAGTGATGATGATGTCACCAGGGGGTTAAACCAGGTATCGGCCTTAGGCCGACCCTACAACTCGGTGTTACAGCCGAACCACATTCAAACTGTTATCGCCACCATTCAAACCGAGAAGGGCGAACAAACCTGGAAGTATTCCTGTTACTATGATAACCCCCAATTTTGGAGCAATCCCGGAGTCAATGACGAGGTTACCCGGCCGTTGGATGGCCCTGAGAATGTGCTGGATGAAATAAAAGCCTCTGTTTGTAAAACAACTGTAAAGACACGTCCCGTACCTGAGCAGATTGAAATGTATAATTTATCTGAAGACCCGCTGGAACAAACAAACCTGGCCCATCCCCGCTTTTCAACACCCGAAACAAGGGTTATTCAACAAACGCTGGCCAGGATTCTGGAAGAGCAGTGCCGGCAAAAACGCCTTGAACCGGCTAGTGGCACTGTCCCGGGAATGCCGTCATGCAGTATATGCGGCCCCAGTAATCCCCATGTTCCTGGTTTTTAA
- a CDS encoding ABC transporter ATP-binding protein translates to MEFTKDQPLIDAHNVGLKFSTNRKREDTKSLVYDFLLGVTKKESEFWALKCINFKAFKGEIIGIIGSNGAGKTTLCRVVSKLFRPDTGYIDVKGEISALLSLGTGFNKELSGKENIYLNGMMLGFSKKEIDRLYPEIVDFADLGKFIDYPIKYYSKGMKARLGFSIASMLEPEILVLDEALSTGDLSFKERAARKMRQIVNNAKMVLIVSHEIDFIKNNCTKAMWIKDGTVKAFGDPGKVAEQYILAATPPKKKKSIVSLKETERKIGKETIIKVSGIGYKYRLNKKEDFWALKNISFTVKRGEVVGIIGHNGAGKSTLCKVLCKINKADEGSVEINGQVAALLSFGAGFNKQLSGGDNIYLNGLMLGLPKKRITMLYDDIVKFAGLEKFIDTPVKYYSSGMRSKLGFSIATMVEPDVFIIDEALSAGDLSFYEKASGRIQEMISASRAVMVVTHSMGFVEKVCTRAIWLEKGQVKFDGDAKEAVKRYRENAKKLKKQEKQVKNRQWKSNNSRRR, encoded by the coding sequence TTGGAATTTACGAAAGATCAGCCGTTAATAGATGCACATAATGTGGGTTTGAAATTCTCAACCAATAGAAAGAGGGAAGATACTAAATCACTGGTGTATGATTTTTTATTGGGTGTTACAAAAAAAGAAAGTGAATTTTGGGCTTTAAAATGTATAAACTTTAAAGCTTTTAAAGGGGAAATTATCGGTATTATTGGTTCCAACGGAGCGGGAAAAACAACCCTTTGCAGAGTTGTTTCCAAACTGTTCAGGCCTGATACCGGTTACATAGATGTAAAGGGCGAAATATCCGCGTTGCTTTCCCTGGGTACGGGTTTCAACAAGGAGCTCTCCGGGAAAGAGAATATATATTTGAATGGTATGATGCTTGGCTTTTCAAAAAAGGAAATAGACAGGCTTTATCCTGAGATAGTTGATTTTGCAGACCTTGGTAAGTTCATTGATTACCCGATAAAGTATTATTCAAAGGGTATGAAGGCCAGGCTTGGCTTTAGCATAGCCTCCATGTTGGAACCGGAAATACTGGTATTGGATGAAGCGCTAAGTACGGGTGATCTTAGTTTTAAAGAGCGCGCTGCAAGAAAAATGAGGCAGATAGTTAACAACGCCAAAATGGTGCTTATTGTATCGCATGAAATAGATTTTATCAAAAATAACTGCACCAAAGCCATGTGGATAAAAGACGGAACAGTAAAGGCATTTGGAGATCCCGGGAAAGTTGCGGAACAATATATATTAGCTGCTACGCCGCCTAAGAAAAAGAAAAGTATTGTTAGTTTAAAAGAAACAGAAAGAAAAATTGGTAAAGAAACTATTATCAAAGTTTCGGGTATAGGTTACAAGTACAGGTTAAATAAAAAAGAAGATTTCTGGGCCTTGAAAAATATAAGCTTTACTGTAAAAAGAGGAGAGGTTGTAGGTATAATCGGCCATAACGGTGCAGGAAAATCTACTTTGTGCAAAGTTTTGTGCAAAATTAATAAAGCAGACGAGGGGAGTGTTGAGATAAACGGTCAGGTAGCCGCTTTGTTGAGTTTTGGGGCCGGTTTCAACAAACAGTTGTCGGGCGGCGATAATATATATCTAAACGGGTTGATGCTGGGCCTTCCCAAAAAAAGGATTACCATGCTTTACGACGATATTGTAAAATTTGCCGGGTTGGAAAAATTTATTGATACCCCGGTAAAGTATTATTCCAGCGGTATGCGCTCAAAGCTGGGGTTCAGTATAGCGACCATGGTTGAACCTGATGTGTTTATTATCGATGAAGCATTATCTGCCGGAGATTTGTCCTTTTATGAGAAGGCTAGCGGGCGTATTCAAGAAATGATTTCGGCATCCAGAGCGGTTATGGTGGTAACGCACAGTATGGGTTTTGTGGAAAAAGTTTGCACAAGAGCTATATGGCTAGAGAAAGGTCAAGTAAAATTTGATGGAGATGCTAAAGAAGCAGTAAAAAGATACAGAGAGAATGCAAAAAAATTAAAAAAACAAGAGAAACAAGTAAAAAATCGCCAATGGAAATCCAATAACTCCCGGCGGAGGTAA
- a CDS encoding glycosyltransferase yields the protein MNKMPVDPGNKSKPNKDFETGQEELKLQLDKVIKELNIEREREQELTTKLKKLESELKNARVMCQKAVRERDRIKRLYAQIEQSRTWRYTLPVRKLASIFKCDAKGKSSPHRMQSPKPAVAVESTKLLKYERQSVEPGSKPLTQKEKKAAKKISQLKFRLYNLGFTERALADLQSLFQQTNDSCVKRLAAWELVLWYANQYSEAGAQRCLDLLPGALQGEKSPGRLRQAAIIEAECHEILGNKEAAKETINNALELNPHADLFLARTNLETDMKEKVNWINKALALHGISAISYDDSLRGTALDCLRPGHNARRCTEIPSDAPKVTVIVPVYNAEGTIKTALDSITSQTWSNLEIIVVDDHSTDATTDIVEEYVKRDNRTQLIKAESNGGPYVARNLALRAATGEFVTCHDADDWSHPEKIERQVRYLLNNPSIIGNSSQQARVFDDLKPYRRGNPGYYIFNNMSSFMFRRIPVMNAVGYWDCVRFGADSEFIRRIKKVFGENTVVEVSTGPLTFQRQSRNSLTGDGAFGYHGFFMGARKEYFESHEYYHSIADSLRYDFPQKFRPFAVPEPMWPIREVRNSERRHFDVILVSDFRLDGGSNMSNVEEIKAQKRMGLYTGLIQMSRYDYYPRKKINPKIRQLLDGNQVQMIVYGEKLSCDVLILRYPPVLQEWQRYIPNVKAKDIRVIVNQTPMSDYGPGAVLRYDIKRCHKHLLRYFGKGGIWHPISPLVREALNKHHAKELEIITLSDEDWINIIDVDEWRRPSRPSRGAAIRIGRHARDSILKWPADGKELLAVYPDSTGYEIHVLGGAGIPEKILGYLPKNWRVLEFGEMHPKDFLAMLDVFVYYTHPDLVEAFGRVIIEAMAVGVPVILPPKFREVFGEAAIYAEPAEVKEKIDSLMSNDDYYQSQVEKAWAYVKKHFGYSKHAARLGIKKNLEVPIKAGGKVSLKSLQDLPRYKFNWPILPAEFKKGAYSFSWEGLEYDFIYLPAPVNRLFVLLTGAVDRSKTNPPVFHRWSWASYFPGHCLYIADPTLKLYKDINVAWYIGTLKTDVISIIAQLIIDVAGKLNMPLGDVIIYASSAGGFAALKLSSIIPDIVVVAINPQIDVTQYKNKSVDKYLSYCFDGIDRTNAIINYPERFSIIPFCNKIKNNKVVYVQNRLDKHHYHTHFKLFNRAIGLNAANNYRINNIKAIFFEHEDGHRKAEPPELFPTIIETAIGLSRSDL from the coding sequence ATGAATAAAATGCCGGTAGATCCGGGCAATAAATCTAAACCAAATAAAGATTTCGAGACAGGGCAAGAGGAACTAAAGCTGCAGCTTGACAAGGTAATTAAGGAGCTTAACATCGAGAGAGAGCGAGAACAGGAACTTACTACAAAACTAAAAAAGTTGGAATCTGAGCTAAAGAATGCCAGAGTGATGTGCCAAAAAGCAGTGCGGGAACGAGATCGCATTAAACGCCTTTACGCACAGATTGAACAAAGCCGGACATGGCGTTATACGTTGCCGGTGAGGAAGCTGGCCAGTATATTCAAATGTGATGCTAAGGGAAAGTCAAGCCCACACAGAATGCAATCACCCAAACCGGCTGTAGCGGTTGAATCAACAAAATTATTGAAATATGAGCGTCAATCTGTGGAACCCGGTTCAAAACCATTGACACAGAAGGAGAAGAAGGCTGCTAAGAAAATCAGTCAACTTAAATTTCGTCTTTATAATCTTGGTTTCACCGAGCGTGCTCTTGCGGATCTGCAGAGTTTGTTTCAACAGACAAATGATTCCTGCGTAAAAAGGCTGGCAGCCTGGGAACTGGTACTTTGGTATGCCAACCAGTATAGCGAGGCGGGTGCACAGCGATGCTTGGACTTACTACCCGGGGCACTGCAGGGTGAAAAATCCCCCGGCCGTTTACGACAGGCCGCCATAATTGAAGCCGAGTGCCATGAAATCTTAGGTAATAAAGAAGCGGCCAAAGAAACAATTAATAACGCCCTTGAACTAAACCCCCATGCAGACCTGTTTCTTGCCAGAACAAACCTTGAAACCGATATGAAAGAAAAAGTGAACTGGATTAATAAAGCACTTGCCCTGCATGGAATATCCGCGATTTCATATGATGACTCTTTAAGGGGTACCGCCTTGGATTGCCTGAGACCCGGTCATAATGCAAGGAGATGTACCGAAATCCCCAGTGATGCGCCCAAAGTAACTGTTATTGTACCTGTTTATAATGCTGAAGGCACAATAAAAACTGCGCTGGATTCGATAACGTCCCAGACATGGAGCAACTTGGAGATAATCGTAGTGGATGACCATAGCACCGATGCTACAACAGATATCGTTGAAGAATATGTGAAAAGAGATAACAGAACTCAGTTAATCAAAGCTGAATCAAACGGTGGCCCCTATGTAGCTCGAAACCTTGCACTCCGGGCAGCTACAGGTGAATTTGTAACCTGTCATGATGCCGATGATTGGTCACACCCGGAAAAAATAGAAAGGCAGGTTCGATACCTGCTTAACAACCCGTCAATTATTGGAAACTCATCTCAACAAGCCCGTGTTTTTGATGATCTTAAGCCTTACCGCCGGGGAAATCCTGGTTATTATATATTTAACAACATGTCATCCTTTATGTTTCGCCGTATACCTGTAATGAATGCTGTTGGTTACTGGGATTGTGTGCGATTTGGTGCTGATTCGGAATTTATACGTCGTATCAAGAAAGTATTCGGAGAAAATACGGTGGTGGAGGTTTCTACAGGGCCCCTTACTTTCCAAAGGCAATCCCGCAATTCTCTAACCGGAGATGGAGCATTCGGTTACCATGGCTTTTTTATGGGAGCGCGAAAGGAATATTTTGAGAGTCACGAATATTATCACTCCATAGCAGATTCTTTAAGATATGATTTTCCCCAAAAATTTCGACCCTTTGCTGTTCCAGAACCCATGTGGCCAATCAGGGAAGTTCGAAATTCCGAACGCCGGCATTTTGATGTTATCCTTGTATCTGATTTCAGGCTTGATGGCGGTTCCAATATGTCCAATGTGGAAGAAATCAAGGCTCAGAAACGAATGGGCCTGTATACCGGGTTAATCCAGATGTCCCGTTACGACTACTATCCAAGAAAGAAAATCAACCCCAAAATACGCCAACTGTTAGATGGCAATCAGGTTCAAATGATTGTTTATGGAGAAAAGTTAAGCTGTGATGTTTTAATACTTAGATATCCCCCCGTATTACAAGAATGGCAACGTTATATTCCCAATGTAAAAGCAAAAGACATACGAGTTATAGTTAATCAAACTCCAATGAGTGATTACGGGCCGGGTGCTGTACTGAGATACGATATAAAACGGTGCCATAAGCATTTATTAAGATACTTTGGTAAAGGAGGTATTTGGCATCCCATTAGCCCGCTGGTTCGTGAAGCACTTAATAAACACCATGCAAAGGAACTGGAAATTATCACACTTTCAGATGAAGACTGGATTAATATTATAGATGTGGATGAATGGCGGCGACCATCACGTCCATCGCGGGGGGCAGCAATAAGAATAGGTAGACATGCCAGGGACAGTATATTAAAATGGCCTGCTGATGGCAAAGAGTTACTGGCTGTTTATCCCGATTCCACTGGTTATGAAATACATGTACTCGGGGGCGCGGGCATTCCTGAAAAAATTCTTGGCTATCTGCCGAAAAACTGGCGCGTTTTGGAATTCGGGGAGATGCATCCCAAAGATTTCCTGGCCATGTTGGATGTATTTGTATATTATACCCACCCTGATTTGGTAGAGGCTTTTGGACGAGTGATTATTGAAGCAATGGCTGTTGGTGTGCCTGTGATTTTACCGCCCAAATTCCGGGAGGTATTTGGAGAGGCAGCCATCTATGCGGAGCCGGCGGAGGTTAAGGAGAAAATAGATAGCTTGATGAGTAATGATGATTATTACCAATCGCAGGTTGAAAAAGCTTGGGCTTATGTAAAAAAACATTTCGGTTATTCCAAACATGCTGCCAGGTTGGGGATAAAGAAAAATTTAGAAGTCCCTATCAAAGCTGGAGGAAAAGTAAGCTTAAAAAGCTTGCAAGATTTACCGAGATATAAGTTCAACTGGCCAATTTTACCCGCCGAATTTAAAAAGGGTGCATATAGCTTTAGTTGGGAAGGTTTAGAATATGATTTTATTTACCTGCCGGCACCAGTTAATCGATTATTCGTTTTATTGACTGGAGCCGTTGATCGAAGTAAAACTAATCCGCCTGTTTTTCACAGGTGGTCGTGGGCAAGTTATTTCCCGGGTCATTGTTTATATATCGCTGATCCTACATTAAAATTGTACAAAGACATTAATGTTGCCTGGTATATAGGTACGCTTAAAACAGACGTTATCTCGATTATTGCCCAGTTAATAATTGATGTAGCCGGAAAGTTGAATATGCCTTTAGGTGATGTTATTATTTATGCTTCATCTGCCGGGGGTTTTGCGGCACTTAAATTATCATCGATAATACCAGATATTGTTGTGGTTGCTATAAATCCCCAAATTGATGTAACTCAATATAAAAATAAATCAGTTGACAAGTATCTAAGTTATTGTTTTGATGGCATAGACCGTACAAATGCAATTATCAATTACCCTGAGCGGTTTAGCATTATTCCCTTTTGCAACAAAATTAAAAATAATAAAGTTGTTTACGTCCAAAACAGACTCGATAAACATCATTATCATACACATTTCAAACTTTTTAACCGGGCTATAGGGTTAAATGCTGCCAACAATTATAGAATAAATAACATAAAAGCTATATTTTTTGAACATGAAGATGGACATAGGAAAGCGGAGCCACCAGAATTATTTCCAACAATAATTGAGACAGCCATAGGTTTATCCAGATCCGATCTGTAG